A stretch of Prosthecobacter algae DNA encodes these proteins:
- a CDS encoding stage II sporulation protein M, with amino-acid sequence MTPAQFEKENEARWQRLQVLLDEVESKKKSEGVEELPQLFRQACHDLSVAQHRMYGPRLVGRLNALAINGYRTLERRISGGWERLAQMVFTEFPRAVRAERGLFWFCMAMFWGPFIFLAAWTPFDPEWAMSILGPDGMIQMEMMYGKDTSPHDYMREEFGSNFGMFAFYIWNNVGIDLRTFAGGLLGGVGSMIIMLFNGAHLGAATGYVHHACNPETFYSFVAGHSAPELMGVVISGMAGMRLGLSLVKPGPYDRRTALVLGGRRALVLITGAALMTAFAAVIEGFWSANPFPPLLRYSVGGMMWLLTLGYLFLSGKERPHAS; translated from the coding sequence ATGACTCCGGCCCAGTTTGAAAAAGAAAATGAAGCCCGCTGGCAGCGGCTACAGGTGCTGCTGGACGAGGTGGAGTCCAAAAAGAAAAGTGAGGGAGTGGAGGAACTGCCTCAGCTTTTCCGCCAAGCTTGCCATGACCTCAGTGTGGCCCAGCACCGAATGTACGGCCCCCGGCTGGTCGGGAGGCTGAATGCCCTCGCGATCAATGGCTATCGCACGCTGGAAAGGCGCATCAGCGGCGGCTGGGAACGGCTGGCGCAGATGGTCTTCACCGAATTTCCGCGCGCCGTGCGGGCGGAGCGCGGTCTGTTCTGGTTTTGCATGGCCATGTTCTGGGGGCCTTTCATTTTTCTCGCCGCCTGGACGCCGTTTGATCCGGAATGGGCCATGTCCATCCTCGGGCCGGATGGCATGATCCAGATGGAGATGATGTATGGCAAGGATACCTCCCCGCATGACTACATGCGCGAGGAGTTTGGCTCGAACTTCGGCATGTTTGCCTTCTATATCTGGAACAATGTGGGCATTGATCTACGCACGTTTGCCGGCGGTCTTTTGGGCGGCGTGGGATCCATGATCATCATGCTGTTTAACGGCGCGCATCTAGGCGCGGCGACCGGCTATGTCCACCACGCCTGCAATCCGGAAACATTTTACTCCTTTGTCGCCGGACACTCCGCCCCTGAGCTGATGGGCGTGGTGATTTCCGGCATGGCCGGCATGCGCCTGGGGCTTTCGCTGGTGAAACCGGGCCCGTATGACCGCAGGACCGCGCTGGTGCTGGGTGGGCGGCGTGCGCTGGTACTCATCACCGGGGCGGCGCTGATGACGGCCTTTGCAGCGGTGATTGAGGGCTTCTGGTCGGCCAATCCCTTCCCTCCCCTGCTCCGTTATTCAGTGGGCGGCATGATGTGGCTGCTGACGCTGGGCTACCTGTTTTTGAGCGGAAAGGAGCGGCCTCATGCGTCTTGA
- the phoU gene encoding phosphate signaling complex protein PhoU, which produces MSTFDQSLDRLREQVLTMASIARRNLGSAMRGLLERNTDLCNAAIAADQDVNELEKSIDQLGMQILLKFQPTAHDLRQVMGTIRVANNLERISDQACSIAKRARAINLLPEIPELTLIQPVYHLCARNLEASIQAFTNADPEAAAASRLLDKELDAAEKSVDQALLRVMEARQAPLEGYLHLIFVARFLERVGDHAKNICEDTIFIERAEDVRFDKNKRLDPQS; this is translated from the coding sequence TTGTCTACTTTCGACCAATCCCTCGACCGCCTGCGCGAGCAGGTACTCACCATGGCCAGCATTGCCCGCCGCAATCTGGGCAGTGCCATGCGCGGCCTTTTGGAGCGCAATACGGACCTTTGCAACGCCGCCATCGCCGCAGACCAGGACGTGAATGAACTGGAGAAAAGCATCGACCAACTGGGCATGCAGATCCTGCTGAAATTCCAGCCGACCGCACACGATCTGCGTCAGGTGATGGGTACCATCCGCGTGGCCAACAATCTGGAACGCATCTCCGACCAGGCATGCAGCATCGCCAAACGGGCCCGCGCCATCAACCTGCTGCCGGAAATCCCGGAGCTGACGTTGATCCAGCCCGTGTATCACCTTTGCGCCCGGAATCTGGAGGCCAGCATCCAGGCCTTCACCAATGCCGACCCGGAAGCCGCCGCCGCCAGCCGCCTGCTGGACAAGGAACTGGACGCTGCTGAAAAGTCCGTGGACCAGGCGCTGCTGCGCGTGATGGAGGCCCGCCAGGCCCCGCTCGAAGGGTACCTGCACCTCATCTTTGTGGCCCGGTTTCTGGAGCGCGTGGGCGACCACGCCAAGAACATCTGCGAAGACACCATCTTCATCGAACGCGCCGAAGACGTGCGCTTCGACAAGAACAAGCGGCTTGATCCGCAGAGCTGA
- a CDS encoding glycosyltransferase family 1 protein, translating to MRFLLITDTFPPDINGVARTLATLATGLKQRGHDVEVVTTLEAGPEEAADAVKRHTVMAMPLPGYPGLRMGFTTTWQMQALYETFRPDALYVATETPLGIASIRAGNKMGIPMVSGFHTNFQTYLEDYALPGLEGVAQGLLRSIHNQTARTLTPSTDTAAMLERWGIHNVGVLGRGVDTDVFDPARRSTALRESWGATDDTPVALYVGRVAAEKNLELLTRAFARFREVHPQARCVVVGDGPKLKSLQTEHPEFHYAGPRTGSDLGAHYASADVFVFPSITETFGNVVLEAMSSGLLTVAYDYAAPRLLIRPGENGLLAAFDDEADFLLQCEKAATSWQDSAQRLAARAAARHLGWQRVIEQFESELITVIPPAPAKDPA from the coding sequence ATGAGGTTTTTGCTCATCACCGACACGTTCCCACCCGATATCAACGGGGTGGCGAGAACTCTTGCAACCCTGGCCACAGGCCTGAAACAGCGCGGTCATGACGTGGAAGTGGTAACAACCCTGGAAGCGGGGCCCGAGGAGGCGGCCGACGCGGTCAAACGCCACACCGTCATGGCCATGCCCCTGCCCGGCTACCCAGGACTGCGCATGGGGTTCACCACCACCTGGCAGATGCAGGCGCTTTATGAGACCTTCCGCCCGGATGCCCTGTATGTGGCAACGGAGACACCTCTGGGCATCGCCAGCATCCGCGCAGGTAACAAAATGGGCATTCCGATGGTGTCGGGATTTCACACCAACTTCCAAACTTACCTGGAAGACTACGCCCTGCCAGGACTGGAAGGTGTGGCCCAGGGCCTGCTGCGCAGCATTCACAACCAGACTGCCCGCACGCTGACGCCCAGCACAGACACGGCAGCCATGCTGGAACGCTGGGGCATCCATAACGTCGGCGTGCTGGGCCGTGGGGTGGATACGGATGTTTTTGATCCCGCCCGGCGCAGCACCGCCCTGCGTGAAAGCTGGGGCGCCACCGATGACACTCCGGTGGCCCTGTATGTGGGGCGCGTGGCCGCAGAAAAGAATCTGGAACTGCTGACGCGCGCCTTTGCCCGCTTCCGCGAGGTACATCCCCAGGCCCGCTGTGTGGTGGTGGGGGATGGGCCGAAGCTGAAAAGCCTGCAGACCGAGCACCCTGAATTTCACTACGCCGGCCCACGTACCGGGTCAGATCTGGGGGCTCACTACGCCAGTGCTGATGTCTTTGTCTTTCCCAGCATCACCGAAACTTTTGGCAACGTGGTACTGGAGGCCATGTCCAGCGGCCTGCTGACCGTGGCCTATGATTACGCCGCCCCGCGTCTGCTGATCCGTCCTGGGGAAAATGGCCTGCTGGCCGCCTTTGATGATGAGGCGGACTTCCTCCTGCAATGTGAAAAAGCCGCCACTTCCTGGCAGGACTCCGCTCAGCGCCTGGCTGCCCGTGCGGCCGCCCGCCACCTCGGGTGGCAGCGCGTCATCGAGCAATTCGAGTCCGAACTCATCACCGTTATTCCCCCTGCCCCGGCCAAAGACCCGGCTTGA
- a CDS encoding RDD family protein: MAALTLADTLQPVELADGVEIHLRVAGPAARSVAWLIDLLIFAGIIIALSLGLTLMGPSLGDKTVQGILLLCLFALSWFYNVFFEMTRKAATPGQRMMKLKVSSVSGAPVLLPQSIIRNLLRVIDFMPFCYLFGLMCCLFSQRFQRLGDLVADTVVVYAEPEHVKVSAQRVNVEPEAPPVALSRAEQAALLQFLERAPQWSDARKTELADVLEPLTGKTGLAGLSRACAMGVWLQKGGQG, from the coding sequence ATGGCTGCCCTCACTCTTGCTGACACCCTCCAACCTGTGGAACTTGCCGATGGGGTGGAGATCCACCTGCGGGTGGCCGGGCCTGCTGCGCGCAGCGTGGCTTGGCTGATTGATCTGCTGATCTTCGCCGGCATCATCATCGCGCTATCACTGGGTCTGACGTTGATGGGCCCCAGCCTGGGTGACAAGACGGTGCAGGGCATCCTGCTGCTGTGCCTGTTTGCACTTTCCTGGTTCTACAATGTCTTCTTTGAGATGACCAGGAAGGCCGCAACCCCGGGGCAGCGAATGATGAAGCTGAAGGTCTCCAGCGTTTCCGGTGCGCCCGTGCTGCTGCCACAATCCATCATCCGCAATCTGCTGCGAGTGATCGATTTCATGCCCTTCTGTTATCTCTTTGGGCTGATGTGCTGCCTGTTCAGCCAGCGTTTCCAACGTCTGGGAGACCTGGTGGCGGATACTGTGGTGGTCTATGCCGAGCCGGAACATGTGAAGGTTTCTGCGCAGCGTGTGAATGTGGAGCCTGAGGCCCCGCCGGTGGCACTCTCCCGGGCGGAGCAGGCCGCGCTGCTGCAGTTCCTGGAGCGGGCGCCGCAATGGTCGGATGCACGCAAGACGGAGCTGGCGGATGTGCTGGAGCCGCTGACTGGCAAAACAGGCCTGGCCGGGCTGAGCCGCGCCTGTGCGATGGGTGTGTGGCTGCAAAAGGGCGGTCAGGGATAA
- a CDS encoding DUF5362 family protein yields the protein MENPYTAPSANLFGNTSAHPETIPLEVVTPLQRTKVWVRVVSVALWLLVVVMMVFGASSAFVYSMAGATSEGKAPGMPELWIFIFGAIFYPLMGVLYVFPAIKLWAYGSRINRLVISHSLEDLVSAMDKQRSFWKFMGIVTLVIMGITLFLLITATANAVRGR from the coding sequence ATGGAAAATCCCTATACCGCCCCCTCGGCCAATCTATTTGGCAACACCAGCGCACACCCGGAGACCATCCCCCTGGAAGTGGTGACCCCGCTTCAGCGCACCAAGGTTTGGGTGCGGGTGGTGTCCGTAGCGCTGTGGCTTCTGGTGGTGGTGATGATGGTGTTCGGGGCTTCATCCGCCTTTGTGTATTCGATGGCCGGAGCCACCTCCGAAGGTAAAGCCCCTGGAATGCCCGAACTGTGGATCTTTATCTTTGGTGCCATCTTTTATCCGCTTATGGGCGTCCTGTACGTCTTCCCAGCGATCAAGCTGTGGGCCTACGGCAGCCGGATCAATCGACTGGTGATTTCCCACAGCCTGGAGGATCTCGTCTCGGCCATGGACAAACAGCGGTCCTTTTGGAAATTCATGGGTATCGTCACCCTGGTAATCATGGGTATCACCCTCTTCCTTTTGATCACGGCGACTGCCAATGCGGTTCGGGGCAGATAG
- a CDS encoding DUF4350 domain-containing protein, whose translation MRLEDLTITLRPRQSWEAADLGCALVRRDYGRVLLLWLISTVPVWALLAVLLWNQPIVFGMVAWWLKPLYDRLPLHYLSRAAFGAKPSLKESLREWPRLWSRFLLSALIFRRLSFIRSFALPVWMLEGQRGKAVKKRLQALAVDGGSSGTSVTFVFLKLEFAVFLGITALLSSLGPSSGLPDFGELFLNPGGYMESTQAQMWFTNTIYLCAMTVVEPFYVGAGFGLYLNSRTKIEGWDIELVFRRLAARLRPLAAAALALLFLLPAALQAQQPPRGQTTEEVETAIQEILAKPEFKEHSRTQQLWIPNGAKETETHGSMQGDPRWLGWLFYGIVSAVVAIFLGWGIRWLILNKHLFRGGAGRVKVTQENGPRVIMGLDITSESLPEDIVKAARAAWAKGQLREALSLLYRGSLSRLVEQRRLPIRDSDTEDDCLLQVAGLGDAALTDFFRALTLAWVRAAYAGQEAGETEFETLCRTWPFAPVTTHTKPRQRVFASVAMALLMLPFLTGCDGGHWEEVTLPLGYKGEARTNPFLAAQQLLEVYGHEAERLPTLKELPDAWDGVIVVSGESGMPEARARQLLDWADAGGHLIYTVAGCAPYSDWGMFSGMASYAYTGNEDRADPVLEALGVKVESTDNLKALIETLQEKLKPEQAKPEKKEAPQDATAPKPKESPTEKPAETEDEKSALHEPTDVPTLRSKMKIGPVTYEVDFVDVLKLSLNRALAPEEEVSGTVEQATALSLVHGDGRVTVLNHARPLRNRYLDENDHARWLLALVGDEPRSVQFIVTLQSSFWNLLWTRAWMPLIGLALLTVIWLWVYMPRFGPMRQVVLHDTKHFAEHIGALGQFFYRMQRPDILLGAAADAVRARALRLHPHLGNLDDEALVQMLAPISPIPPERIRAALKPPGKVPSHEMVRLLQDLQILKTALG comes from the coding sequence ATGCGTCTTGAGGATCTCACCATCACCCTGCGCCCGCGCCAGTCATGGGAGGCGGCAGATCTAGGCTGCGCCCTGGTGCGCCGGGACTATGGGCGGGTGCTGCTGCTGTGGCTCATCTCCACTGTGCCCGTATGGGCGCTGCTGGCGGTGCTGCTATGGAATCAGCCGATCGTTTTCGGCATGGTGGCATGGTGGCTGAAGCCGCTGTATGACCGCCTGCCCCTGCACTACCTCAGCCGGGCCGCCTTTGGGGCCAAGCCCTCGCTGAAGGAGTCACTGCGCGAGTGGCCACGCCTGTGGTCACGCTTTTTGTTATCCGCCCTGATCTTCAGACGGCTGTCTTTCATCCGCAGCTTTGCCCTGCCAGTGTGGATGCTGGAGGGCCAGCGAGGCAAGGCGGTGAAAAAGCGCCTACAAGCCCTGGCGGTGGATGGCGGCAGCAGCGGCACCTCGGTGACCTTCGTGTTTTTAAAACTGGAGTTCGCCGTTTTTCTTGGGATCACGGCGCTGCTGAGCTCGCTGGGGCCATCCTCCGGTCTTCCGGATTTCGGTGAGCTGTTTTTAAACCCCGGAGGTTACATGGAAAGCACCCAGGCTCAGATGTGGTTCACTAATACGATTTATCTCTGCGCCATGACCGTGGTGGAGCCCTTTTACGTCGGGGCAGGCTTTGGCCTCTACCTGAACTCCCGCACCAAGATCGAAGGCTGGGACATCGAGCTAGTCTTCCGTCGTTTGGCAGCTCGGCTGCGCCCCCTCGCTGCGGCAGCTCTGGCCCTTCTGTTCCTGCTGCCAGCAGCCTTGCAAGCTCAGCAGCCACCTCGCGGCCAGACCACCGAGGAGGTGGAGACAGCCATTCAGGAGATCTTAGCAAAGCCAGAGTTCAAAGAACACAGCCGGACCCAGCAATTGTGGATTCCCAATGGGGCCAAGGAGACAGAGACTCATGGCTCCATGCAAGGGGATCCCCGCTGGCTCGGGTGGCTTTTCTACGGCATCGTCTCTGCGGTGGTGGCCATCTTCCTGGGTTGGGGCATTCGCTGGCTGATCTTGAATAAGCACCTCTTCCGGGGTGGGGCGGGCCGGGTGAAGGTGACTCAGGAAAACGGCCCTCGTGTAATCATGGGATTGGACATCACCAGTGAGAGCCTGCCTGAAGACATCGTCAAAGCAGCCCGTGCGGCCTGGGCCAAAGGCCAGTTGCGGGAAGCCCTCAGCCTCCTGTACCGGGGTTCGCTTTCAAGGTTGGTCGAACAGCGGAGGCTGCCCATCCGGGACAGTGATACCGAGGATGACTGCCTGCTGCAGGTGGCCGGTTTGGGCGATGCAGCCTTGACGGATTTCTTTCGCGCACTGACGCTGGCCTGGGTGCGCGCAGCCTATGCGGGCCAGGAGGCTGGCGAGACTGAATTTGAAACCCTTTGCCGCACCTGGCCCTTTGCTCCGGTGACGACGCACACGAAGCCCCGGCAGCGTGTGTTTGCCAGTGTGGCCATGGCATTGCTGATGCTTCCGTTTCTTACAGGCTGCGACGGTGGTCACTGGGAAGAAGTCACCCTTCCCCTGGGCTACAAAGGCGAGGCCCGGACGAACCCCTTTCTCGCAGCGCAGCAACTGCTGGAAGTCTATGGCCATGAGGCCGAGCGCCTGCCCACACTGAAAGAACTGCCCGACGCCTGGGATGGCGTGATCGTCGTCTCTGGCGAATCTGGCATGCCGGAGGCACGGGCCCGCCAGTTGCTGGACTGGGCCGATGCGGGAGGTCACCTGATTTACACCGTCGCTGGCTGTGCGCCCTACAGTGACTGGGGAATGTTTAGCGGAATGGCCTCTTATGCCTACACGGGCAATGAAGACCGGGCCGATCCCGTGCTGGAGGCTCTCGGCGTGAAGGTGGAAAGTACAGACAATCTGAAAGCGCTGATCGAAACCTTGCAGGAGAAACTCAAACCAGAGCAGGCCAAGCCTGAGAAAAAAGAAGCCCCTCAGGATGCGACAGCCCCGAAGCCCAAGGAGAGCCCCACAGAAAAGCCCGCCGAAACTGAGGATGAAAAAAGCGCCCTGCATGAGCCCACCGATGTGCCGACCTTGCGCAGCAAGATGAAGATCGGCCCGGTGACCTATGAAGTGGACTTTGTGGATGTGTTGAAACTGAGCCTGAACCGCGCTTTGGCCCCCGAAGAGGAAGTCTCGGGCACCGTGGAACAGGCGACCGCGCTGAGCCTCGTCCATGGCGATGGGCGGGTGACGGTTCTGAACCATGCGCGTCCGCTGCGAAATCGTTACCTGGATGAAAACGACCACGCCCGCTGGCTCCTGGCCTTGGTCGGGGACGAGCCGCGCTCCGTGCAGTTCATTGTCACCTTGCAGAGCAGTTTCTGGAACCTGCTGTGGACGCGTGCCTGGATGCCTCTGATAGGCCTCGCCCTGCTCACGGTGATCTGGCTGTGGGTTTACATGCCGCGCTTTGGCCCCATGCGCCAGGTGGTGCTGCATGACACCAAACACTTTGCCGAGCACATCGGGGCCTTGGGGCAGTTTTTTTATCGGATGCAGCGCCCAGACATCCTTCTCGGCGCAGCAGCAGATGCCGTCCGCGCCCGTGCCCTGCGCCTGCATCCCCATTTGGGAAATCTGGATGATGAGGCCCTGGTGCAGATGCTGGCCCCCATCTCACCCATTCCCCCGGAGCGCATCCGCGCCGCCCTGAAGCCCCCTGGCAAAGTTCCCAGCCATGAGATGGTACGCCTCCTTCAGGACCTGCAAATCCTGAAGACCGCCCTGGGCTGA
- a CDS encoding UDP-2,3-diacylglucosamine diphosphatase — MPQDPEDLPDTPTNPERTKTKLRARTVFISDVHLGMPDCKAAQASHFIRNTQCDKLVLNGDIIDAWHLKRLGGWNKAHTHFIRTVLKKMEKENTQIIYLRGNHDDILDRFIPIRLDNFLITNEHIHHTREGDYLVVHGDGFDHVTTNHPWIAKLGGIGYNLLLRVNRAYNWYRRVRGKESFSLSRWVKLKVKSAVSFVGKYEEQLQELAKAKGCKGIICGHIHSPANKVVGQTHYLNSGDWVESLTAILEHDNGEFEVITYDQFCERTNREPKGDAVVAEVANEGKIGVENVTLPM, encoded by the coding sequence ATGCCTCAAGATCCTGAAGACCTGCCTGATACTCCGACCAATCCGGAGAGGACGAAGACCAAGCTGCGCGCGCGCACAGTTTTCATCTCGGACGTGCATCTGGGCATGCCAGACTGCAAGGCGGCACAGGCCTCCCATTTCATCCGCAACACCCAGTGTGACAAACTGGTGCTCAATGGTGACATCATTGACGCCTGGCATCTGAAACGCCTCGGCGGGTGGAACAAGGCACACACCCACTTCATCCGCACCGTGCTGAAGAAGATGGAAAAGGAAAACACGCAGATCATCTATCTGCGCGGCAACCATGATGACATCCTGGACCGCTTCATTCCCATCCGGCTCGACAACTTTCTGATCACGAATGAGCACATCCACCACACCCGCGAAGGTGACTATCTGGTGGTCCACGGGGACGGCTTCGACCATGTGACGACGAACCATCCGTGGATCGCCAAGCTGGGCGGCATCGGCTACAACCTCCTTCTGCGGGTGAACCGCGCCTACAACTGGTACCGCCGGGTGCGTGGCAAGGAAAGCTTCTCGCTCAGCCGCTGGGTAAAGCTGAAGGTGAAATCAGCCGTGAGCTTTGTCGGCAAGTATGAGGAACAGCTCCAGGAACTGGCCAAGGCCAAAGGCTGCAAGGGCATCATCTGCGGCCACATCCACAGCCCCGCCAACAAAGTGGTGGGCCAGACCCACTACCTGAATTCCGGCGACTGGGTGGAATCCCTCACCGCCATTTTGGAACACGACAATGGCGAGTTCGAAGTCATCACCTATGACCAGTTTTGCGAACGCACCAACCGCGAGCCCAAGGGGGATGCCGTGGTCGCTGAAGTTGCCAACGAAGGTAAAATAGGTGTCGAAAACGTCACATTGCCCATGTAG